The following coding sequences are from one Candidatus Methanoperedens sp. window:
- a CDS encoding ABC transporter substrate-binding protein, with the protein MVEKKEIIIGHLSTLYHTSFILMGTDWLEKSGIHATWKLFASGPDIVKAFENKEIDIGYIGLPPAIIGIDRGVPIVCVAGGHVEGTVLIARKNYRIYTEPDDINIVMRQFEGKVIGSPPKGSIHDVIINNIINANDLNIRVKNFPWTDFVLEALVDGKIDAAVGTPSLAVAAARACNAKLIIPPHLLWPDNPSYGIVIRKELVQYPGIVLPFLEQHEKASNFIRIRPAEAARLVSGLAGIVDEEFVLDAYRISPKYCAALSKDFVKSTMAFVPVLCRLKYISKIISEKDIFEYGFIEKIHTEQPHYNLHSVSL; encoded by the coding sequence ATGGTCGAAAAAAAAGAAATTATTATAGGTCATCTTTCTACTTTATATCACACCTCTTTTATTCTTATGGGTACTGACTGGCTGGAGAAGTCAGGAATACATGCAACCTGGAAACTTTTTGCTTCGGGACCTGATATTGTTAAAGCTTTTGAAAATAAAGAAATTGATATCGGGTACATTGGTCTTCCTCCTGCTATCATTGGTATCGATCGCGGTGTTCCAATCGTCTGCGTGGCAGGGGGACATGTCGAAGGAACGGTATTGATCGCCCGGAAAAATTATAGGATTTATACTGAACCTGATGATATCAATATTGTTATGAGACAATTTGAGGGAAAAGTAATAGGTTCTCCCCCAAAAGGGTCTATTCATGATGTCATTATAAATAATATCATAAATGCAAATGACTTGAACATCAGGGTAAAGAACTTCCCATGGACTGACTTTGTTCTTGAGGCGCTGGTGGATGGAAAGATCGATGCTGCGGTTGGAACTCCATCGCTTGCTGTGGCTGCCGCGCGTGCCTGCAATGCAAAATTGATCATTCCACCTCACTTGCTCTGGCCTGATAATCCGAGTTACGGCATCGTTATCCGAAAAGAATTAGTACAGTATCCCGGTATTGTCCTGCCGTTCCTGGAACAACATGAAAAAGCAAGTAATTTCATCAGGATTCGTCCGGCAGAAGCTGCAAGACTTGTATCCGGACTGGCTGGAATAGTTGATGAAGAGTTTGTCCTGGATGCTTACCGTATCTCTCCAAAATATTGCGCCGCCCTTTCAAAAGACTTTGTTAAATCGACAATGGCTTTTGTACCTGTGCTGTGCAGGCTAAAATACATCTCAAAAATCATATCAGAAAAAGATATATTCGAGTATGGTTTTATTGAAAAAATCCACACAGAACAACCTCATTATAATCTTCATTCAGTATCTTTATAA
- a CDS encoding DUF357 domain-containing protein — MKQHAVLPEKVKRYEELLRKALKAYEIAVQENSHLIKVARDYSNMASSYYDDGMHFIKEEDMVNALVCFSYGHAWLDAGVKLGIFKVSDENLFTI, encoded by the coding sequence GTGAAACAACATGCTGTCCTTCCGGAAAAAGTAAAAAGATACGAAGAACTCTTACGGAAGGCGTTGAAAGCTTATGAGATAGCGGTGCAGGAAAATTCCCATTTGATTAAAGTTGCCCGGGATTATTCAAATATGGCCAGTTCCTATTACGATGATGGGATGCACTTTATCAAAGAAGAGGATATGGTAAATGCACTTGTCTGTTTCAGTTATGGACACGCGTGGCTGGATGCCGGTGTAAAACTCGGTATCTTTAAAGTAAGTGATGAGAACCTGTTTACAATCTAA
- a CDS encoding DUF555 domain-containing protein, with the protein MSNYIVTLEAAWLVKSVESVEDAMNIAISEVGKMLNPDLNFVEIEVGTTSCPACGEAFDSVFMAAGTALVGILLEMKVYDAENEEHAAKIAKSTIGKALVSTPLDVVDVDEFEGGKDSKEKKKPSGKH; encoded by the coding sequence ATGTCAAATTATATAGTTACACTTGAAGCCGCATGGCTTGTGAAAAGCGTAGAAAGTGTTGAAGATGCAATGAATATTGCTATATCTGAAGTTGGAAAAATGCTCAATCCTGATTTGAACTTCGTGGAAATAGAAGTGGGGACAACGAGCTGTCCGGCATGCGGCGAAGCTTTCGACAGCGTATTTATGGCAGCAGGTACCGCTCTTGTAGGAATTCTGCTTGAAATGAAAGTGTATGATGCCGAAAATGAAGAGCATGCGGCAAAGATAGCAAAATCAACAATAGGTAAGGCGTTGGTAAGCACACCTCTGGATGTCGTTGATGTCGATGAGTTCGAAGGTGGAAAAGATAGTAAGGAAAAGAAAAAACCCTCAGGGAAACATTAA
- a CDS encoding TIGR00289 family protein yields the protein MKLAALISGGKDSSFAIYKALQQGYEVTDLVTIIPANEDSYMFHSANIHLTGLISEACGIPLTSQLSTGEKEEELEDLIIALKYVNVDGVVVGAIESQYQASRVRRICEELGIKMYAPLWHVEPEKLLREMITLMDIRMIKVAAAGMDQSWLGRRFDDTLIEDLKALNRKYRVHIAGEGGEYESLVLDAPFYKKRINLLETRNIWMGDHGIMKVVEAELGEK from the coding sequence ATGAAACTTGCAGCTCTTATTTCCGGGGGCAAGGATTCGTCTTTTGCAATATATAAAGCACTTCAGCAAGGTTATGAAGTCACTGATCTTGTAACAATAATACCCGCAAATGAAGATTCATATATGTTCCATTCTGCAAATATCCACCTCACCGGGCTTATCTCAGAGGCTTGCGGAATTCCCCTCACGTCGCAGCTATCAACCGGCGAGAAGGAAGAGGAACTCGAAGACTTGATAATAGCCCTGAAGTATGTGAATGTTGATGGTGTTGTGGTGGGTGCTATCGAATCGCAGTACCAGGCTTCCCGGGTGAGGCGGATTTGTGAAGAACTCGGGATAAAAATGTATGCGCCATTGTGGCATGTGGAACCTGAAAAGCTTCTCCGGGAAATGATTACCTTAATGGATATAAGGATGATAAAAGTAGCGGCAGCAGGGATGGATCAATCATGGCTCGGCAGGCGCTTTGATGATACGTTAATAGAAGACCTGAAAGCGCTTAACAGGAAATACAGGGTTCATATAGCGGGCGAAGGTGGCGAATACGAGTCTCTTGTTCTTGATGCTCCGTTCTACAAGAAAAGAATCAATCTTCTTGAGACCCGAAATATCTGGATGGGAGATCACGGGATCATGAAAGTGGTAGAAGCGGAGCTTGGTGAAAAGTAA
- a CDS encoding helix-turn-helix transcriptional regulator, with the protein MPPEYSQKAELCPVVESIYTIGNKWTLVIIHNLMKEPKRFNELKNCIHGISSKVLTENLCDLQKKGIIEKKTNIDQPDKIEYVLTNKGEDLRKVMAEIRCWGEKWLVSMEESSIPEIKPLERGLRVVMPAGKIK; encoded by the coding sequence ATGCCTCCTGAATATTCTCAAAAAGCTGAATTGTGTCCTGTTGTGGAATCGATCTATACAATTGGAAATAAGTGGACACTTGTCATTATTCACAATCTCATGAAAGAACCAAAACGGTTCAATGAGTTAAAAAATTGCATACATGGTATTTCATCTAAAGTCCTCACTGAGAATTTATGTGATCTCCAGAAAAAAGGTATTATTGAAAAAAAGACAAATATCGATCAACCCGATAAAATTGAATATGTCCTTACTAATAAAGGAGAGGACCTGAGAAAAGTTATGGCAGAGATCAGGTGTTGGGGAGAGAAATGGCTGGTATCAATGGAAGAATCATCAATTCCTGAAATAAAACCTCTGGAAAGAGGTCTCCGAGTAGTGATGCCTGCCGGAAAAATAAAATAA